A single genomic interval of Armatimonadota bacterium harbors:
- a CDS encoding sugar phosphate nucleotidyltransferase — protein MRITKALITAGGRGTRQYPATQAIQKALIPVVDRDGITKPTLQIIIEEALASGIEEIGVVTSPEDEEAFRGFFQGMDENMRPRFATKPWGLTVSDRLADIGARLTTIVQPSPEGYGHAVWCARDWVCDDPFLLLLGDHVYVSREERPTMRQVLDMAERCDRPVFAVQRTPESRLRLYGTVGGDPIRGQPGAYNITSVVEKPTVDFARAHLRVPGLPEDQYLCFFGMHALPPEIFDCLDELVAADQRTRGEIQFAAAQAMFAERVPTIAIEVNGDRYDMGVPLGLIETQIALALNGRYAEEVKTFWRAMTQLVAP, from the coding sequence ATGCGAATCACGAAAGCTCTCATAACCGCCGGCGGAAGAGGCACGCGCCAATACCCGGCAACGCAAGCCATACAGAAAGCGCTGATCCCTGTGGTGGACCGGGACGGGATCACCAAACCGACGCTCCAGATCATTATCGAGGAAGCCCTGGCGTCCGGCATCGAGGAAATCGGCGTCGTTACATCCCCGGAGGACGAAGAGGCCTTCCGCGGATTCTTCCAGGGGATGGACGAGAACATGCGGCCCCGCTTCGCGACCAAGCCGTGGGGTCTCACGGTGAGCGATCGCCTCGCCGACATCGGCGCGCGGCTTACCACTATCGTCCAACCAAGTCCCGAAGGCTACGGGCACGCCGTCTGGTGCGCCCGGGATTGGGTATGCGATGACCCGTTCCTGTTGCTGCTGGGTGACCACGTTTACGTGTCTCGCGAAGAGCGCCCCACGATGCGGCAGGTGCTGGACATGGCGGAGCGGTGCGACCGCCCCGTGTTCGCCGTGCAGAGGACACCCGAGAGCCGGTTGCGGTTGTACGGCACGGTCGGCGGCGACCCAATACGAGGGCAGCCCGGAGCGTACAACATCACCAGTGTCGTAGAGAAGCCCACCGTCGACTTTGCGCGCGCCCATCTGCGAGTACCGGGCCTCCCGGAGGACCAGTATCTGTGCTTCTTCGGGATGCACGCACTTCCACCCGAGATATTCGACTGCCTTGATGAACTGGTGGCGGCCGACCAGCGGACGCGCGGCGAAATCCAGTTCGCCGCCGCGCAGGCGATGTTCGCGGAACGCGTGCCGACCATCGCCATCGAGGTTAACGGTGATCGCTACGATATGGGCGTGCCGCTCGGACTCATCGAAACGCAAATCGCCCTTGCGCTGAACGGAAGATATGCCGAGGAAGTCAAGACATTCTGGCGCGCAATGACGCAATTGGTTGCCCCATAG
- a CDS encoding GDSL-type esterase/lipase family protein: protein MSAPRFDALIAVGDNLCIDSASVGAHRGPASLLYRNRDAEWPEFHGRDMVTRDPAARLLIFGQDGATAKTTLSHQMKRVGNADDPVLVTVTAGAKDLLKMGDCVGDADQLYEALVAVFDELGRRLAEAYFMLGNIPDPGAGDDVSATLVEYNAAIADVAREQGASLIDICSHFEGHGPKSGEDAWLTPVLDPTPEGAHQIRTLFWQALMEF from the coding sequence TTGAGCGCCCCGCGTTTTGACGCACTGATCGCCGTTGGCGATAATCTATGTATTGACTCCGCCTCTGTCGGCGCCCACCGTGGCCCCGCATCCCTTCTCTACCGCAATCGCGACGCCGAGTGGCCCGAGTTCCACGGCCGCGATATGGTCACGCGCGATCCGGCGGCCCGCCTCCTGATTTTCGGACAGGACGGCGCCACGGCGAAGACAACGCTCTCCCACCAGATGAAGCGTGTGGGCAACGCGGACGATCCCGTGCTTGTGACCGTAACCGCCGGCGCGAAGGACCTCCTGAAAATGGGCGACTGCGTTGGCGATGCGGACCAACTGTACGAGGCGCTGGTCGCGGTCTTCGATGAACTTGGCCGGCGTCTGGCCGAGGCCTACTTCATGCTCGGCAACATCCCGGACCCCGGCGCCGGCGATGACGTCTCCGCGACTCTGGTTGAGTACAACGCCGCCATTGCGGATGTTGCGCGCGAACAGGGAGCGTCGCTCATAGACATCTGTTCCCATTTTGAAGGACACGGCCCAAAGTCCGGCGAAGACGCCTGGCTCACGCCGGTTCTCGATCCCACCCCGGAAGGCGCCCACCAGATCAGAACCCTGTTCTGGCAGGCGCTGATGGAATTCTGA
- a CDS encoding Gfo/Idh/MocA family oxidoreductase, with translation MSRIINFGIVGCGVISGTHADALKANPDVASLVACCDILPDRAQALATKFGCKPYNSLEAMLEHEGLDCVCVCTPSGIHHQGVIGAAKKGINAIVEKPMDITREKLDAIAEVPAKYGVKVGCIFQRRAMDVINQVRDAVQGGELGTLFLAEANMKWFRSQEYYDSGEWRGTYALDGGGALMNQGIHGVDLIYYLMGPIASVKAYQATLTHKIEVEDNLTAAIKFKNGAIGNLTVSTSCVPGYSMVHNVHGSKGSISISDDQIVEWYIEGDEANRITGGKGDMQGAIDPRLLSSGGHTRLIRDMAEAIRDDRDPMITPDLGRTAVDLILAIYESARTGKEVLMP, from the coding sequence ATGTCTCGTATCATCAATTTCGGCATCGTCGGATGCGGCGTCATCAGCGGCACCCACGCGGATGCGCTCAAGGCAAATCCGGACGTTGCTTCACTCGTCGCCTGCTGCGACATCCTGCCCGACCGGGCGCAGGCCCTCGCCACCAAGTTCGGCTGTAAGCCGTACAATTCGCTGGAGGCCATGCTTGAGCACGAAGGTCTCGATTGCGTCTGCGTCTGCACTCCCAGCGGCATCCACCATCAGGGCGTAATCGGCGCCGCGAAGAAGGGGATCAACGCCATCGTGGAGAAGCCGATGGACATCACCAGGGAGAAACTGGACGCCATCGCCGAAGTGCCCGCGAAATACGGCGTGAAGGTCGGCTGCATTTTCCAGCGCCGCGCGATGGACGTCATCAACCAGGTCCGCGATGCCGTCCAGGGCGGCGAGTTGGGGACCCTGTTCCTGGCCGAAGCGAATATGAAGTGGTTCCGCAGCCAGGAGTACTACGACAGCGGCGAATGGCGCGGCACGTATGCTCTCGACGGCGGCGGCGCCCTTATGAACCAGGGCATCCACGGCGTGGACCTGATCTACTACCTCATGGGACCAATCGCGTCCGTTAAGGCCTACCAGGCCACGCTGACCCACAAGATCGAGGTCGAAGACAACCTCACGGCGGCCATCAAGTTCAAGAACGGCGCCATTGGCAACCTGACAGTGTCAACATCCTGCGTGCCCGGGTATTCGATGGTCCACAACGTTCACGGTTCGAAGGGCTCCATCAGCATCTCGGATGACCAGATCGTCGAATGGTACATCGAAGGCGACGAGGCCAACCGGATCACCGGCGGCAAGGGTGATATGCAGGGCGCGATCGACCCGAGACTTCTCAGTTCCGGTGGCCACACCCGCCTGATCAGGGATATGGCGGAAGCCATCCGAGACGATCGCGACCCGATGATCACTCCGGACTTGGGGCGCACGGCCGTCGATCTCATCCTGGCGATCTACGAAAGCGCCAGGACGGGCAAGGAAGTGCTCATGCCGTAA